Sequence from the Primulina huaijiensis isolate GDHJ02 chromosome 16, ASM1229523v2, whole genome shotgun sequence genome:
CAAACACTGGCGGTGACAGTTGGATATATGCTGTATGATTTGGTGTGCTGCCACTTTGACAAAAATGTCAAGATTGACAACACTGTTCATCATTTGGTCAGCATCGTTGGAATCTGGTCAGGACTTGAATATCAAAGGGTAATCTCAATTTTATAGTTGACACGACTTCTTGTCGACGAGAAATCATCTCAAGAATGGCATGAAATTTCCCCATGTTCCTCTGTATTCTAACAATGATATCTAAAGAAACTTAAATACAGGGaagttttctaaaaatatatatgtaaattttgcaTGTATATTTCTGGAAAATAGGACAGAATGTCCCTGTATTTCTTGGTGCTATCATATGACGAATTGTGCGGTATTTACAATGTAGTGTGGATCAGAAATGGTGGCAGCATTGTGGATTACGGAGATATCTAGTCCATTCCTTCACTTAAGGGAGCTTCTTAAAGAGCTTGGATACAAGGACACCGACCTCAATTTAGCTGCCGATGTACCTCGGTTCTTTatatattacaatatataagTTAAGATTAAATAGCAGATTAAAATAAACACACGTGTGAGATTGAATTCAAATAATAACTAGTGGATAAATTTAAAACGAGAGATAAGGGAGACTATAGAAGTGGAAATGTGAAGGAGCATCAGTGTCCACACTTAAAAATACCAGATTTTATTAGTCCTGGAGGATTTTCCCTTTTTTGatttatatcaatattatatGTATGAATTTTTTATGGATTCAAAATTTAGGAATTTCAATATATTGTTGTTGAATATAGTGTTCGATAATTGGATTCTTCATCTGTGCAGattttatttgcattgattttcACTTTTGCAAGGATGGTTGGAGGACCATATCTCACCTATGTCACTTTATCAGCTGACAATCCATTTCTGATTAAGGTAATCCTCTTCTTTGGAGCCGTATTTTAGACCCTACAATCATTAAGAAACTGGGTTTAaatgaaattgttggaacaAAAACTTCATTGGAAattattgtatatatttattaagcAAAATATAGAATTAAGGGAAAACTGGGAGTCTATCCAAGCACAGCACAAACACAGTGCACGTACTATTAAGGCGAActccgaattttttttttgtgaaacgAGTAAATTTGGATTTGATTTGGAGAAGTTCTCAAGTTTTTGAATCACAATTTGATCGGAATTTGTTGGGTATTTTCAGGCAATGGCGTTGGGGCTACAGCTGGTGAGTGCATTTTGGTTCTACAAGATTGTAAGGATGGTTATGTACAAATTGTCTAGAAGGGCCACTTTGTCCAAGAAACTTGCCACCAGCTAATGAAATTTCAGTTTGTGTCAAAGAAACA
This genomic interval carries:
- the LOC140961647 gene encoding uncharacterized protein codes for the protein MEDYAAKLIVFGGISWTSLFLLARKVFPRRSFDFSNRIVSTVHACLAVILASSSVQDWRCPVCPLASKSSPRQMQTLAVTVGYMLYDLVCCHFDKNVKIDNTVHHLVSIVGIWSGLEYQRCGSEMVAALWITEISSPFLHLRELLKELGYKDTDLNLAADILFALIFTFARMVGGPYLTYVTLSADNPFLIKAMALGLQLVSAFWFYKIVRMVMYKLSRRATLSKKLATS